A stretch of the Solanum dulcamara chromosome 6, daSolDulc1.2, whole genome shotgun sequence genome encodes the following:
- the LOC129893049 gene encoding ubiquinone biosynthesis O-methyltransferase, mitochondrial, with translation MASKLVLNRLRSLCRVSQLSDVRFDKLTDRNSIFSTLQNHVKWRSYSEASQPTPINHPPSLNTSNTTSSSLNEFELAKFSAIAETWWDAEGPFKPLHLMNPTRLAFIRSTLCRHFRKDPNCTRPFEGLKFVDVGCGGGILSEPLARMGATVTGVDAVDKNIKIARLHADLDPQTSSIEYQCTTAESLVEEQRQFDAVLALEVIEHVADPAGFCKSLSALTIPGGATVISTINRSMRAYATAIVVAEYLLHWLPKGTHQWSSFLTPEELVLILRRASITVQEMAGFVYNPLTGRWSLSDDISVNFIAFGTKLVNKDKTLD, from the exons ATGGCTTCGAAGCTCGTTCTGAACCGACTGAGATCTCTCTGTAGAGTCTCTCAACTCAGCGACGTTCGTTTTGATAAACTAACAGACCGGAATTCCATCTTCTCCACGTTACAAAATCATGTAAAATGGCGATCTTATTCGGAAGCTTCTCAGCCAACGCCGATAAATCATCCTCCATCCCTTAATACTTCTAATACAACTTCAAGTTCTCTCAATGAATTTGAACTTGCTAAATTCTCCGCCATTGCCGAAACCTg GTGGGATGCAGAAGGACCCTTCAAGCCATTACATCTGATGAACCCTACAAGACTTGCTTTTATTAGGTCTACTCTTTGTCGGCATTTCAG GAAAGATCCAAATTGCACTAGACCTTTTGAAGGACTGAAGTTTGTTGACGTTGGTTGTGGAGGCGGAATTTTATCTGAG CCTTTGGCTCGAATGGGAGCTACTGTCACGGGAGTTGACGCTGTAGACAAAAATATTAAGATTGCTCGCCTTCATGCG GATTTGGATCCACAGACTTCTTCAATTGAATATCAGTGCACAACAGCTG AAAGCCTGGTTGAAGAACAGAGACAATTTGATGCTGTGCTTGCGCTAGAG GTGATTGAGCATGTAGCTGATCCTGCTGGATTCTGCAAATCGCTATCCGCATTGACCATTCCTGGTGGTGCTACAGTGATATCAACAATTAATCGTTCAATGAGAGCATATGCAACAGCAATTGTTGTAGCAGAGTATCTCCTACATTgg CTTCCGAAAGGTACACATCAATGGTCAAGCTTTCTAACCCCAGAAGAACTAGTCCTCATTCTTCGGCGTGCTTCTATAACT GTGCAAGAGATGGCTGGATTTGTGTACAACCCTTTGACGGGTCGTTGGTCCTTGTCTGATGACATCAGTGTTAATTTCATCGCTTTTGGAACAAAACTAGTCAATAAGGACAAAACTCTAGATTAA